Proteins encoded together in one Pseudomonas sp. ADAK13 window:
- a CDS encoding amidohydrolase: MTASDQFNSTHSAVSPHADLVLHNARLYTLDPAQPWAEAVAIRDGRLIAVGTFADVQSLIGPHTRQHDLQGAFCMPGLHDMHTHPDLALAPRYSDDLDVGLEDPTPEQLAAAIHAYADSHPGNGWIYGQYWVRYTFREAGLTPGRDWLDSIMPDRPVALLDRMWGTMMVNSKALELAGIDRHTADPRNGYMERDELNGEPTGLLIDGAYALIHAAMPPTPVDVLRRAYRDGVHFQSSRGVTATKYVHVCERRLDALKELDDAGELTLRVEAAISWQDDIFPVRRRWELLGGERHYYRSARLNANAVKFHFDGTVEPKSSYLMTPWEANSTWRGKLNLTPEHITDMVVDMDRRGLRVIAHCTGDGASDVFLDAVAEARRVNGDSGIRHQCAHSTLLHPGNLKRFKALNVIAEFSPAAWYPTPFASGARSGYGQERLKRIYDFKGVLAEGGLAVMGTDWPVASIDPWLALETMVTRQNPWNQEPECFGEPITLEQALQVATLNGAHAMGLEHATGSLQVGKSADLIVLDRDLFAEPARNYIHQTQVQLTFVEGRPVYDRLGIFADTSLQAVWQGLPPVIE, translated from the coding sequence GTGACTGCTTCCGACCAATTCAATTCCACCCACTCCGCTGTCAGCCCTCACGCCGACCTGGTGCTGCACAACGCTCGCCTCTACACCCTCGACCCGGCCCAGCCGTGGGCCGAGGCCGTGGCAATTCGCGACGGGCGCCTGATCGCCGTGGGCACCTTCGCAGACGTGCAAAGCCTGATCGGCCCGCACACCCGCCAGCATGACCTGCAAGGCGCGTTCTGCATGCCGGGCCTGCACGACATGCACACCCACCCCGACCTGGCACTGGCCCCGCGCTACAGCGATGACCTGGACGTGGGCCTCGAAGACCCGACCCCGGAGCAACTGGCAGCGGCGATCCACGCCTACGCCGACAGCCACCCGGGCAACGGCTGGATCTACGGCCAATACTGGGTGCGCTACACCTTCCGCGAAGCGGGGCTGACGCCCGGCCGCGACTGGCTCGACAGCATCATGCCGGACCGCCCGGTGGCCCTGCTCGACCGGATGTGGGGCACCATGATGGTCAACTCCAAAGCCCTGGAACTGGCCGGCATCGACCGCCACACTGCCGACCCGCGCAACGGCTACATGGAGCGCGACGAACTCAACGGCGAGCCCACCGGCCTGCTGATCGACGGCGCCTACGCGCTGATCCACGCTGCCATGCCGCCAACCCCGGTGGACGTGCTGCGCCGCGCCTATCGCGATGGCGTGCATTTCCAAAGCTCCCGTGGGGTAACGGCGACCAAGTACGTGCACGTCTGCGAGCGGCGCCTGGACGCCCTCAAGGAACTGGACGACGCCGGCGAACTGACCCTGCGCGTGGAAGCCGCCATCAGTTGGCAGGATGATATTTTCCCGGTGCGCCGGCGCTGGGAATTGCTCGGCGGCGAGCGGCACTACTACCGCAGCGCCCGGCTGAATGCGAACGCGGTGAAGTTCCACTTCGACGGCACCGTGGAGCCAAAATCCTCGTACCTGATGACTCCCTGGGAAGCCAATTCCACGTGGCGCGGCAAGCTCAACCTGACCCCGGAACACATCACCGACATGGTGGTGGACATGGACCGTCGCGGCCTGCGGGTGATCGCCCACTGCACCGGCGACGGCGCCTCCGACGTGTTCCTGGATGCGGTGGCCGAAGCCCGGCGGGTCAATGGTGACAGCGGGATTCGTCACCAGTGTGCCCACAGCACCTTGCTGCACCCGGGCAACCTCAAGCGCTTCAAGGCCCTGAACGTGATCGCTGAATTTTCCCCGGCCGCCTGGTACCCGACACCCTTCGCCAGCGGCGCGCGCAGCGGTTATGGCCAGGAGCGCCTCAAGCGCATCTACGACTTCAAAGGCGTACTGGCCGAAGGCGGCCTGGCGGTGATGGGCACCGACTGGCCGGTGGCGTCGATCGACCCGTGGCTGGCCCTGGAAACCATGGTCACCCGCCAGAACCCGTGGAACCAGGAACCGGAATGCTTCGGTGAGCCGATCACCCTCGAACAGGCGCTGCAAGTGGCGACCCTCAACGGCGCCCACGCCATGGGCCTGGAACACGCCACCGGCAGCCTGCAAGTGGGCAAGTCGGCCGACCTGATCGTGCTCGACCGCGATCTGTTCGCCGAGCCTGCACGCAACTACATCCACCAGACCCAGGTGCAACTGACGTTTGTCGAAGGCCGCCCGGTGTACGACCGCCTCGGCATCTTCGCCGACACCTCGCTGCAAGCGGTGTGGCAAGGCCTGCCGCCGGTGATCGAATGA
- a CDS encoding CobW family GTP-binding protein translates to MNAASIAVTVVAGFLGAGKTTLLNRMAQQPQYGRMAVIVNDFGELNIDAAIIAEVTDAVVSLQNGCICCTVQEDLLAQLVSLTQMRPRLDRIVIECSGVSDPQRIVQTLGYPQLKAQLHLDTVITLVDASGYRALEGEFARLSRAQVACADLVLLNKADLVSAAELETLRAEIGGRARVLSTVQAMVPDALLLGERGERNGLSPVLPRHDQLFESWVWQGNQPLPAKALRDWLGQLPKDLFRLKGLVHLQGNDQPFWLQHVGSRSQFTLANGQTPELAVQLVFIARRGSGLREGLEAQLSALQGL, encoded by the coding sequence ATGAACGCCGCGAGCATCGCGGTGACGGTGGTCGCCGGGTTCCTCGGCGCCGGCAAGACCACCCTGCTCAACCGCATGGCCCAGCAGCCGCAGTACGGGCGCATGGCGGTGATCGTGAATGATTTTGGCGAGCTGAACATCGATGCCGCGATCATCGCCGAAGTCACCGACGCGGTGGTCAGCCTGCAGAACGGCTGCATCTGCTGCACCGTGCAGGAAGACCTGCTGGCGCAGCTGGTAAGCCTGACGCAGATGCGCCCGCGCCTGGACCGGATCGTCATCGAGTGCAGCGGCGTGTCCGACCCGCAACGCATTGTGCAGACCCTGGGTTATCCACAGCTCAAGGCGCAGTTGCACCTGGACACGGTGATCACCCTGGTGGACGCCAGCGGTTACCGCGCGCTGGAAGGCGAGTTCGCACGGCTGTCCCGGGCCCAGGTGGCCTGCGCCGACCTGGTGTTGCTGAACAAGGCCGACCTGGTCAGCGCCGCCGAACTGGAAACCCTGCGTGCCGAGATCGGTGGGCGGGCACGGGTGCTGAGCACGGTGCAGGCGATGGTGCCGGACGCCCTGCTGCTGGGTGAGCGCGGCGAGCGCAACGGCCTGAGCCCGGTGCTGCCGCGCCATGACCAGCTGTTTGAAAGCTGGGTGTGGCAGGGCAACCAGCCGCTGCCCGCCAAAGCCTTGCGCGACTGGCTGGGGCAACTGCCCAAGGACCTGTTCCGGCTCAAGGGCCTGGTGCATTTGCAAGGCAACGACCAACCGTTCTGGCTGCAACACGTGGGCAGTCGCAGCCAGTTCACCCTGGCCAACGGGCAAACGCCGGAGCTGGCGGTGCAACTGGTGTTTATCGCCCGGCGCGGCAGTGGCTTGCGTGAGGGGCTGGAGGCTCAGCTGAGTGCCCTGCAAGGCTTGTGA
- a CDS encoding GNAT family N-acetyltransferase: MSQGLTYRQAHLDDLHTLCVLGQPLNRLHHQERPDIYRAATEQVERDQSHWRPCLTSRVQAVFLAELQGAGVGFITVQIIETASPLLQPLRVARIGSVCVLEAQRGQGIGRELMALAERWAVRQGAGDLRLTVWAFNEPAQRLYEELGYEKRAFEMGKRLG; the protein is encoded by the coding sequence ATGTCCCAAGGATTGACCTATCGCCAGGCCCACCTGGATGACCTGCACACCCTGTGCGTGCTCGGCCAGCCGTTGAACCGCCTGCACCACCAGGAACGGCCCGATATCTACCGTGCCGCCACCGAGCAGGTGGAGCGCGACCAGTCCCATTGGCGGCCCTGCCTCACCAGCCGGGTCCAGGCGGTGTTTCTGGCGGAGTTGCAGGGTGCGGGCGTCGGGTTTATCACCGTGCAAATCATCGAGACGGCCAGCCCGTTGCTGCAGCCGCTGCGCGTCGCCCGGATCGGCTCGGTCTGCGTGCTGGAGGCCCAGCGCGGCCAGGGCATTGGCCGTGAGCTGATGGCACTCGCCGAGCGCTGGGCGGTCCGCCAGGGCGCCGGTGATTTGCGCCTGACCGTCTGGGCCTTCAACGAACCGGCCCAACGCCTGTACGAAGAGTTGGGCTATGAAAAGCGCGCCTTCGAAATGGGCAAGCGCCTCGGTTAA